A section of the Rhodanobacter humi genome encodes:
- a CDS encoding MFS transporter, whose protein sequence is LIPLLLVTTLGAGPVAMGLVDGVADAVASGFRLWAGRRSDVRGRRRKIFVIMGYGLSSIARPLVGLALNWPMVLLLRSLDRVGKGVRGAPRDALVADATPAALRGYAYGINRAFDYAGAVGGSLIAAAALLWISHRISVVIMLSAIPAALALVVLMTLVKDVPAKTIKPGTAPAPLRWRALTVPSRRFLTVFMLFAFASASESFILLRAHEIGMGNVQVLLLWAVLCAVQAGVAWRAGKVSDRFNKVGVVTFTWLAYGVGLLLFAFVENILGLWIVVIVYALLSGVGEGAEKTLVSTLATEADRGTAFGWFTMISGLGAIPAGLMFGVIWQQSTAGTAFGAFGVLAIVSAVLLWVILPTRRAATI, encoded by the coding sequence CTGATCCCGCTGTTGCTGGTCACGACGTTGGGTGCGGGTCCGGTGGCGATGGGCCTCGTCGATGGCGTGGCGGATGCGGTCGCCAGCGGGTTTCGTTTGTGGGCCGGTCGTCGCTCAGATGTGCGTGGGCGCCGGCGCAAGATCTTCGTCATCATGGGCTATGGTCTGTCGAGCATCGCGCGACCGCTCGTGGGACTGGCGCTCAACTGGCCGATGGTGCTGTTGCTGCGCAGTCTCGACCGCGTCGGCAAGGGGGTGCGTGGTGCCCCCCGCGATGCGTTGGTGGCCGATGCCACGCCGGCGGCATTGCGGGGGTATGCGTACGGCATCAATCGCGCCTTTGATTACGCCGGCGCGGTCGGCGGCAGCCTGATCGCTGCGGCGGCATTGCTGTGGATCAGCCATCGCATCAGCGTGGTCATCATGCTATCGGCCATTCCCGCGGCCCTCGCGCTGGTGGTTTTGATGACTCTCGTCAAGGATGTGCCGGCGAAAACGATCAAGCCAGGAACGGCGCCAGCGCCTTTGCGCTGGCGTGCGTTGACCGTTCCATCGCGGCGTTTCCTGACCGTCTTCATGCTTTTTGCCTTCGCCAGTGCGTCGGAGAGTTTCATTCTGTTACGTGCTCACGAAATCGGTATGGGCAATGTCCAGGTGCTTCTGCTTTGGGCCGTGTTGTGCGCTGTGCAAGCAGGGGTCGCCTGGCGTGCCGGAAAGGTTTCCGACCGTTTCAACAAAGTCGGGGTCGTGACCTTCACCTGGTTGGCCTACGGCGTGGGCTTGCTGCTGTTCGCGTTCGTGGAAAATATCCTGGGCCTGTGGATCGTCGTGATCGTCTATGCGTTGCTCAGCGGCGTCGGCGAAGGCGCGGAAAAAACGCTGGTCAGCACCTTGGCGACGGAAGCTGACCGCGGTACCGCCTTCGGGTGGTTCACGATGATTTCGGGGTTGGGAGCCATCCCTGCCGGGTTGATGTTCGGCGTCATTTGGCAGCAGTCCACCGCAGGTACCGCGTTCGGGGCGTTCGGCGTCCTGGCCATCGTGAGCGCGGTACTGTTGTGGGTGATCTTGCCGACACGGCGTGCGGCAACTATCTGA
- a CDS encoding GtrA family protein, whose protein sequence is MSIRSIALNEGVRRTFFFFLAGGTGFLLYLCISMVLHYVFHVGEVVSAICGTLLPIPPTFWMQRRLTFQSDAPKRQALPRYAALQLGNAALVSGLTAWGTTMGLSGGLIFLIAGITGALISYVVQSKLVFHSH, encoded by the coding sequence ATGTCTATCAGATCGATCGCCTTGAATGAGGGCGTCCGCCGAACCTTTTTCTTCTTCCTCGCGGGCGGTACTGGATTCCTGCTCTATCTGTGCATTTCGATGGTCTTGCATTATGTGTTTCACGTCGGCGAGGTCGTTTCAGCGATCTGCGGAACGTTACTGCCCATTCCGCCGACATTCTGGATGCAGCGCCGGCTTACATTTCAAAGTGATGCGCCGAAGCGACAGGCACTCCCACGCTATGCGGCGCTCCAGCTGGGCAATGCGGCACTCGTTTCGGGGCTCACCGCATGGGGGACAACCATGGGATTGTCGGGAGGTCTGATCTTTCTCATTGCAGGAATCACGGGCGCTTTGATTTCCTATGTCGTCCAGTCAAAGCTGGTGTTTCACAGCCACTGA
- a CDS encoding IS5 family transposase: MKQRSFASLSFESKKKPTRREKFLGEMDKVVPWEALLALIAPAYPTSGRRGRPPMPAATMLRIHFMQQWYALSDPAMEDALYEIESMRRFAGLELNEEAIPDETTILKFRRFLEQHGLAVRILETVNSYLGKQGLLLRQGTIVDATIIQAPSSTKNRDKQRDPEMHQTKKGQQWYFGMKAHIGVDVESGLVHTVTTTPANVGDVTEVDKLLHGKEKTVYADAGYQGAEKRAAKRGRTWYIAAKRGSVKAMPEGELKEAVKHTEHMKAAVRSKVEHPFRVVKRQFGYQKVRFKGLFKNTAQVLTLFALSNLWMARRTLLTSVGEVRP, encoded by the coding sequence ATGAAGCAACGTTCCTTTGCCTCGCTCAGTTTCGAGTCCAAGAAGAAGCCGACGCGGCGGGAGAAATTTCTTGGAGAGATGGACAAGGTGGTGCCGTGGGAAGCGCTGTTGGCGTTGATCGCACCCGCCTATCCGACGTCTGGCCGACGTGGCCGACCGCCCATGCCAGCAGCGACCATGCTGCGCATCCACTTCATGCAGCAATGGTATGCGCTGAGCGATCCTGCGATGGAAGACGCGCTGTATGAGATCGAGTCAATGCGGCGCTTCGCTGGGTTGGAGTTGAACGAGGAGGCGATCCCGGATGAGACAACGATTCTCAAATTCCGCCGGTTTCTGGAACAGCACGGCTTGGCGGTTCGGATTCTCGAAACGGTGAACTCCTACCTCGGTAAACAGGGCTTGCTCTTGCGTCAGGGCACTATCGTGGATGCCACGATCATCCAGGCTCCGTCGTCGACGAAGAACCGCGACAAGCAGCGCGACCCCGAAATGCATCAGACGAAGAAAGGCCAGCAGTGGTACTTCGGCATGAAAGCGCACATCGGAGTGGACGTTGAATCGGGCTTGGTGCACACGGTGACCACCACACCAGCAAACGTGGGTGACGTGACGGAAGTAGACAAGCTGCTGCACGGCAAAGAGAAGACGGTGTACGCCGATGCCGGTTACCAGGGTGCCGAGAAGCGAGCAGCCAAGCGCGGTCGCACTTGGTACATCGCTGCCAAACGCGGCAGCGTCAAGGCGATGCCCGAAGGTGAGTTGAAGGAAGCGGTGAAGCACACCGAACACATGAAGGCAGCGGTTCGTTCCAAGGTAGAGCACCCGTTCCGGGTGGTGAAGCGCCAGTTCGGCTATCAAAAAGTGCGTTTCAAGGGACTATTCAAGAACACCGCGCAGGTACTGACGTTGTTCGCACTCTCAAATCTTTGGATGGCACGGCGAACGTTGCTGACTTCCGTAGGGGAGGTGCGCCCGTGA
- a CDS encoding ArnT family glycosyltransferase: protein MSFRSNRFDALRMLWPWLPLWMAVALVAIFMHGPMPMYSTRTLAVAWDMWHRHSFIVPSLNGAPYSDKPPMLFWLIHVGWAVGGVGDVWPRVLEVLMGAVELVLATVLAHRLFPERAAVARTTPWVLFAFSYAFLFGLQTMYEVLLAASVLGALVSLAPSSRREAPCFIGFALAIGVGLLTKGPVMLLHVAFPWLLGPLWNDWARRESRRWYAGGLLAVLTGCGMLLAWALTAASIGGPTYREQLLFHQTAGRVVEAFAHAKPLWWYLPLLPLLVFPFALWPRLWFALGALRRPFEPGLRFVFAWLGPVLLVFSLISGKQPYYLLPECAGFALLFAAAVARKHAPPGRSRWLGPWPLAFLSVGAGLSLFALPQLIARGVVRDPQLATLGAFSSAFGVFYILLGGLLLPRRGELHRIALVGLVGAVAANGLFTLTWWPAFDLKPAAVLLARAEAQGRPIANVETYDGQFDFLGRLTRPMTQLSEGESVQVWAKAHPRGWIVSYPATVTSLDRRIALYVQPFRGVWLTIWPASELAAGREGLPKAN from the coding sequence ATGTCATTCCGTTCAAACCGTTTCGACGCGCTGCGCATGCTGTGGCCCTGGCTCCCCCTGTGGATGGCTGTCGCGTTGGTCGCGATCTTCATGCACGGCCCGATGCCGATGTATTCCACCCGTACGCTCGCGGTGGCGTGGGACATGTGGCATCGGCACAGCTTCATCGTGCCATCCCTCAACGGCGCGCCTTACAGCGACAAACCGCCCATGCTGTTCTGGCTGATTCATGTGGGATGGGCTGTCGGAGGCGTGGGCGACGTCTGGCCCCGTGTGCTCGAAGTTTTGATGGGGGCTGTCGAGTTGGTGCTTGCCACCGTGCTCGCACATCGTTTGTTCCCCGAACGCGCGGCGGTCGCGCGAACGACTCCATGGGTGTTATTCGCCTTCAGCTATGCGTTCTTGTTCGGCCTGCAAACCATGTACGAAGTGCTGCTTGCCGCCAGTGTTCTTGGTGCCTTGGTCAGTCTTGCCCCGAGCTCGCGTCGTGAAGCGCCTTGTTTCATCGGATTCGCACTGGCGATCGGCGTGGGGTTGCTTACCAAAGGCCCGGTGATGCTGTTGCACGTCGCCTTTCCCTGGTTACTGGGTCCACTGTGGAATGACTGGGCGCGGCGTGAATCACGGCGGTGGTACGCCGGCGGTCTGCTCGCTGTACTGACCGGATGCGGCATGCTGCTAGCGTGGGCGCTCACGGCCGCCTCGATCGGTGGCCCCACCTATCGCGAGCAATTGCTGTTCCACCAGACGGCAGGGCGCGTGGTGGAAGCGTTCGCGCATGCGAAACCGCTCTGGTGGTACCTGCCGCTACTGCCGCTGTTGGTGTTTCCGTTCGCGCTATGGCCGAGGCTGTGGTTCGCACTAGGGGCCCTGCGGCGTCCGTTCGAACCAGGACTGCGTTTCGTGTTCGCTTGGCTGGGTCCGGTGTTACTGGTGTTCTCGCTGATCAGCGGCAAGCAGCCGTATTACCTGTTGCCGGAATGTGCGGGTTTCGCCTTGCTGTTCGCCGCCGCCGTGGCTCGGAAACATGCTCCTCCGGGAAGGAGCCGTTGGCTCGGTCCGTGGCCGTTGGCATTCTTGTCCGTGGGAGCTGGTCTGTCCCTGTTTGCACTTCCGCAGCTCATTGCGCGCGGGGTAGTCCGTGATCCGCAGCTCGCCACGCTGGGGGCTTTCAGCAGCGCGTTCGGCGTGTTCTATATTTTGCTCGGTGGCCTGCTTCTGCCAAGAAGGGGCGAGTTGCACCGCATTGCTTTGGTGGGCCTTGTGGGTGCCGTCGCCGCCAACGGTCTATTCACGCTCACCTGGTGGCCGGCTTTCGATCTCAAGCCGGCGGCGGTGTTACTGGCACGTGCCGAAGCTCAGGGCAGACCCATCGCCAATGTGGAAACGTACGACGGTCAGTTCGACTTTCTGGGCCGATTGACACGGCCCATGACGCAGCTGTCCGAAGGCGAGTCGGTGCAAGTGTGGGCAAAGGCACATCCCCGAGGATGGATCGTGAGCTACCCAGCCACGGTGACATCTCTCGATCGACGTATAGCTCTTTATGTACAGCCGTTTCGTGGCGTGTGGTTGACCATATGGCCAGCCAGCGAATTGGCCGCCGGCCGCGAAGGCCTGCCGAAGGCGAACTAA
- a CDS encoding tyrosine-type recombinase/integrase, producing MTEHPLSLAVPQALPPVLSGCAGTNRAPANVARQIAANDDVAAIGLWLAEYHDSPHTFRSYRKEAERLLLWATQIRGKPVSSLTREDVIAYEAFLCHPPATWCDDSLARRGEHRRLFTGPLAERSRRQALGILAGLFNYLVRAGYLAGSPFVLQRRRARRGMPRAIERYLDRSLWDDVLHSIDGWPRSTNRDCQRYERARWVLRFLYETALRASEAAAACESDFQRVRGRWWLHVVGKGGVEGQIPLSDHLMEDFARYRGFHGLPPAPADNGKIPAILGIAGRASALTPTAIYQIVKATFRHVADTLQKEDAAKASRVRRASTHWLRHTAATHQAEDGTPIHHIQQNLRHSSIGTTSIYLHAEEDSRHASTTRTRADASQQREGDLP from the coding sequence ATGACTGAACATCCTTTGAGCCTCGCCGTACCCCAGGCCCTGCCTCCTGTCCTGTCGGGATGCGCCGGAACCAACCGTGCTCCGGCGAACGTGGCCCGACAGATTGCGGCCAATGACGACGTGGCGGCGATCGGCCTGTGGCTGGCGGAATATCACGACTCGCCCCATACCTTTCGCAGCTACCGCAAGGAGGCAGAACGGCTGCTGCTCTGGGCCACGCAAATACGTGGCAAGCCGGTGTCGAGCCTCACCCGCGAGGATGTGATCGCCTACGAAGCATTTCTCTGCCATCCGCCCGCCACTTGGTGCGACGACAGTCTGGCCCGTCGTGGTGAGCATCGGCGCCTGTTCACGGGACCATTGGCCGAGCGCAGCCGACGTCAGGCCTTGGGCATCCTCGCAGGGCTGTTCAACTATCTCGTACGCGCCGGCTATCTCGCCGGCAGTCCGTTTGTGCTGCAGCGGCGACGGGCGCGTCGCGGGATGCCCCGTGCTATCGAGCGCTATCTGGACCGATCCCTTTGGGACGACGTGCTTCACAGCATCGACGGTTGGCCACGGTCGACGAACCGGGATTGCCAACGCTACGAACGCGCTCGTTGGGTACTGCGTTTCCTGTACGAAACGGCTTTACGGGCTTCCGAGGCCGCCGCGGCCTGCGAGAGCGATTTCCAGCGCGTTCGTGGTCGGTGGTGGCTCCATGTCGTGGGCAAAGGCGGCGTCGAGGGTCAGATCCCCCTCAGCGACCATCTCATGGAGGATTTCGCGCGCTATCGCGGCTTCCATGGGTTGCCGCCCGCGCCGGCCGACAATGGCAAGATACCGGCCATTCTGGGGATCGCCGGCCGCGCTTCTGCGCTCACTCCCACGGCGATCTATCAGATCGTCAAGGCCACCTTCCGGCATGTTGCGGATACGCTCCAAAAGGAAGATGCCGCCAAAGCCTCCCGAGTGCGGCGGGCGTCGACTCATTGGCTACGGCATACGGCCGCCACGCATCAGGCCGAAGACGGAACACCGATCCACCACATCCAGCAGAATCTTCGCCACAGCTCGATCGGCACGACATCGATTTACCTCCACGCAGAAGAAGATTCACGGCATGCAAGCACAACGAGAACGCGAGCCGACGCCTCGCAGCAAAGAGAAGGAGACCTGCCATGA
- a CDS encoding DNA-binding protein, protein MSRVSDTRQRTREAAAQLVVGGKRPHEITVDQIYTAIQQGSRTTINDELKLWKDERTKADALGADLPAAVADAMRTLWVSAVEQGEAVFAEQRGALETALAEAEQQRNAALQTRADAMEMATALTEQCETLRHEVAAQQARVETEMGAKNQALQDGQALQQRFITLQTETAEQIERIRQAQTEQAEEFQAAISSRDAAFQIERDKANERLEIAQARMLQEIDAAREGQRRAENQLTKARERLEQQQASLAELRLDAGRHRRELAERDIRLEALATTVAERDRMVIELAAVRGQLEGMGTAVQSLEARAKAAEARLTQTPAPPRKRRQH, encoded by the coding sequence ATGAGCCGTGTCAGTGATACCCGCCAACGTACCCGCGAAGCCGCTGCCCAGCTCGTTGTCGGCGGCAAACGACCCCACGAAATCACGGTCGACCAGATCTATACGGCCATCCAGCAGGGCAGCCGCACGACGATCAATGACGAGTTGAAGCTGTGGAAGGACGAACGTACAAAAGCGGACGCCCTCGGCGCCGATCTCCCGGCCGCTGTGGCCGATGCGATGCGCACCCTGTGGGTGTCCGCTGTCGAGCAGGGCGAAGCGGTATTTGCCGAACAGCGGGGCGCCTTGGAGACCGCTTTGGCGGAGGCCGAGCAGCAGCGGAATGCAGCCCTGCAAACGCGCGCCGATGCCATGGAGATGGCGACAGCACTGACCGAACAGTGCGAAACACTTCGACATGAAGTTGCCGCGCAGCAAGCGCGTGTGGAGACCGAGATGGGTGCGAAGAACCAAGCTCTGCAGGATGGGCAGGCGCTGCAACAAAGGTTCATCACCTTGCAGACCGAGACGGCTGAACAGATCGAACGTATCCGTCAAGCTCAAACCGAACAGGCCGAGGAATTCCAAGCCGCGATCTCGAGCCGAGATGCGGCTTTCCAGATCGAACGCGATAAAGCGAATGAGCGACTGGAGATCGCGCAAGCACGCATGCTGCAGGAGATCGACGCCGCACGCGAAGGCCAGCGGCGCGCGGAAAACCAGCTGACCAAAGCGCGAGAGCGACTGGAACAGCAGCAGGCCAGCTTGGCGGAGTTACGCTTGGATGCAGGGCGCCATCGTCGCGAGTTGGCTGAGCGTGATATCCGCCTTGAAGCACTGGCCACTACTGTCGCAGAGCGGGATCGGATGGTCATCGAGTTGGCCGCAGTTCGCGGTCAATTGGAAGGGATGGGCACGGCGGTGCAGTCGCTCGAAGCCCGGGCGAAAGCCGCAGAGGCTCGGTTAACTCAGACACCTGCACCGCCTCGAAAACGCCGGCAACATTGA
- a CDS encoding DUF7673 family protein, producing the protein MPSVMNTSVISREDLQAMFSEPEPMSDKERAALERLLKIGRSDTGQSRRVADFLLAWWNAGSCGGFDLTDLWAVDTAIATDMVTVVGLIARVNSYPDTLGYGEQFEALVREWRPELVNPSPEAAKALEKAKQQTDERGRVDMLATLVTYGSAPGYRDANLVFDLKPLHGGAAPFRADLQIRPQDAESIVRHLRDVHELAWRNGAPLDAEPGEKRPAWINRS; encoded by the coding sequence ATGCCCAGCGTCATGAACACCAGCGTTATCAGTCGCGAGGATCTTCAAGCCATGTTCTCCGAACCCGAACCCATGAGCGACAAAGAGCGGGCAGCGCTGGAACGGCTGCTGAAAATCGGCAGGAGCGACACGGGCCAATCGCGGCGCGTTGCAGACTTCTTGCTGGCGTGGTGGAACGCCGGCAGCTGCGGCGGCTTTGACCTCACGGATCTATGGGCTGTCGATACCGCGATTGCAACGGACATGGTGACCGTAGTCGGCCTGATCGCCCGCGTGAACAGCTATCCGGATACGCTGGGCTACGGCGAACAATTCGAGGCGCTGGTACGCGAGTGGCGGCCCGAGCTGGTCAATCCGTCGCCGGAGGCCGCGAAGGCCTTGGAGAAGGCCAAGCAACAGACAGACGAGCGGGGCAGGGTCGACATGCTGGCGACGCTGGTGACCTACGGCAGTGCGCCCGGCTATAGGGACGCGAACCTGGTGTTTGACCTGAAGCCGCTGCATGGCGGCGCTGCACCGTTTCGGGCTGATCTACAGATTCGGCCGCAGGATGCCGAGAGCATCGTTCGGCATCTGCGCGATGTTCACGAACTGGCGTGGCGAAATGGTGCGCCGCTCGATGCCGAACCCGGCGAGAAGCGGCCGGCATGGATCAACCGGAGCTGA
- a CDS encoding JAB domain-containing protein: MDHQYIKNNTNQEPAQASSGAWGEAGAYKGVASQPPPAYVIEVDPEPSSILTETDRATLLAAAAIYERVLTSRGRQLGNPRDSGDFIKARLFGLPYEVFGCLFLDNRHRVLCFTEMFRGTVDGASVHPREVVKEALAVNACAVIFAHNHPSGVSEPSAADRAITRELQEALRLVGVRVLDHLVVGDGEPVSMAARGLI, from the coding sequence ATGGATCACCAGTACATCAAGAACAACACCAACCAAGAGCCGGCTCAGGCATCTAGCGGAGCATGGGGAGAGGCAGGGGCATACAAGGGCGTGGCATCCCAACCACCGCCCGCTTACGTGATTGAGGTCGACCCGGAGCCGTCCAGCATCTTGACCGAGACAGACCGTGCGACGTTGCTAGCGGCGGCAGCGATCTACGAACGCGTTTTGACTTCGCGGGGCCGTCAGCTTGGCAATCCCCGAGATTCCGGCGATTTCATCAAGGCGCGGCTGTTCGGGCTTCCGTATGAGGTTTTCGGCTGTCTTTTCCTCGATAACCGCCACCGCGTTTTGTGCTTCACCGAAATGTTCCGGGGCACGGTCGACGGCGCGAGTGTTCACCCTCGCGAGGTAGTGAAGGAAGCGCTGGCCGTCAACGCCTGCGCGGTCATTTTTGCCCATAACCACCCGTCTGGCGTGTCGGAGCCGAGCGCGGCGGATCGGGCAATCACGCGGGAACTTCAGGAGGCGTTGCGGCTGGTTGGTGTGCGGGTTCTTGACCATTTGGTTGTCGGCGATGGCGAGCCGGTGAGCATGGCGGCGCGAGGGCTGATCTAA